A region of Betta splendens chromosome 13, fBetSpl5.4, whole genome shotgun sequence DNA encodes the following proteins:
- the LOC114867671 gene encoding aldehyde dehydrogenase family 3 member A2-like isoform X2 — MSREQLAVQQARKSFLTGRSRPLAFRVQQLKNLLRFISERRRDISDAVKRDVGKSEHATELFETLGLEGEIKLAIDRMAEWAAPRPVEKTLVTLSDEVYIQPEPLGVVLIIGAWNYPWAVTLQPLVGAIAAGNAAVIKPSEVSSHSSQVMENLLPQYLDKDLYPVVAGGVLETQELLKQRFDHIFYTGSSTVGKLVMEAAADHLTPVTLELGGKSPCYIDNNCDLTVACRRITWGKFVNCGQTCIAPDYILCEPSIQSRVVGEIKKSIKEFYTDNPKTFADYGRIINQQHYKRIMTLMEGSTVAVGGDSDESQCYIAPTVLKDVKVESKVMKEEIFGPLLPIVTVSGVDEAIQFINGREKPLVVYVFSHNSKLIKRVIAETSSGAFLANDCLVHFTVSSLPFGGVGNSGMGCYHGQHGFDQLSHMRSCLIKRLNMEGVNSMRYPPHTAKKLSWARFLLLKQVNVSRLHRGATLAMLVALAVLVVKRFLRSG; from the exons ATGTCCCGGGAACAACTTGCTGTACAACAGGCCAGGAAGTCTTTCTtgacaggaagaagcagacCTTTGGCCTTCAGGGTTCAGCAGCTGAAGAATCTGCTGCGCTTTATTtcggagagaagaagggacATTTCAGATGCTGTCAAAAGGGACGTTGGCAAG AGTGAACATGCTACTGAGCTCTTTGAGACACTTGGACTGGAGGGAGAGATCAAACTGGCCATAGACAGGATGGCAGAGTGGGCAGCCCCACGGCCGGTCGAGAAGACCCTCGTCACTCTATCAGATGAGGTTTACATCCAGCCAGAACCTCTGGGAGTGGTACTCATCATTGGGGCCTGGAACTACCCATGGGCCGTCACCCTTCAGCCACTAGTTGGTGCTATCGCTGCTG GTAATGCAGCAGTGATAAAGCCATCTGAGGTCAGCTCACATTCCTCACAGGTTATGGAGAACCTTCTCCCTCAGTATCTTGACAAA GATCTGTACCCAGTGGTCGCAGGTGGCGTTTTAGAGACTCAGGAGCTACTGAAGCAAAGGTTTGACCACATCTTCTACACAGGAAGCAGTACCGTGGGGAAACTGgtgatggaggctgcagctgatcacCTCACCCCGGTGACGCTGGAGCTGGGAGGGAAGAGTCCCTGCTACATTGACAACAACTGTGACCTCACTGTTGCATGTCG CCGGATCACATGGGGGAAGTTTGTTAACTGTGGTCAGACATGCATTGCTCCAGACTACATCCTGTGTGAACCTTCCATTCAGAGCAGAGTGGTGGGGGAGATTAAGAAGAGCATCAAG GAATTTTACACAGACAATCCAAAGACCTTTGCGGACTACGGACGCATCATCAACCAGCAACACTACAAGAGGATTATGACCCTGATGGAGGGGAGCACTGTTGCTGTTGGTGGAGACAGCGATGAATCTCAGTGCTATatag CACCGACCGTGTTGAAGGATGTTAAAGTGGAATCCAAAGTGATGAAAGAGGAGATCTTTGGGCCCCTGCTTCCTATCGTCACAGTGAGTGGCGTGGACGAGGCGATCCAGTTTATTAACGGGAGAGAGAAACCACTGGTTGTCTACGTTTTCTCGCACAACAGTAAG ctgattaaaaGGGTTATCGCTGAGACCTCCAGTGGTGCTTTCCTGGCTAATGACTGCCTGGTCCACTTTACTGTCAGCTCTCTGCCCTTTGGAGGAGTGG GTAACAGTGGCATGGGCTGCTACCATGGTCAGCACGGCTTTGATCAGCTCAGCCACATGCGCAGCTGTCTGATCAAGCGTCTGAACATGGAGGGAGTGAACAGCATGCGATACCCACCGCACACCGCCAAGAAACTGAGCTGGGCTCGATTCCTTTTGCTTAAGCAAGTGAATGTCTCCAGGCTCCACCGCGGGGCAACACTGGCCATGTTGGTTGCCTTGGCAGTGTTGGTGGTGAAG CGGTTCCTGCGATCAGGctaa
- the ulk2 gene encoding serine/threonine-protein kinase ULK2 isoform X1 has protein sequence METVGDFEYNRKDLVGHGAFAVVFKGRHRKKTDWEVAIKSINKKNLSKSQILLGKEIKILKELQHENIVALYDVQETPNSVFLVMEYCNGGDLADYLQAKGTLREETLRVFLQQIAAAMRVLNSKGIIHRDLKPQNILLSYAGRKKSNISGIRVKIADFGFARYLQSNMMAATLCGSPMYMAPEVIMSQNYDAKADLWSIGTVIYQCLVGKPPFQANSPQDLRMFYEKNKNLQPIIPRETSPQLGDLLIGLLQRNQKDRMDFDTFFSHPFLEPSTAFKKSCPVPVPSASNTVTDSSCGSSPCVRYNSPTSLPDMQTLTEDGLSSPPLGPPNFLQLSKESAGSTSSKNSSCDTDDFVLVPHISTDSYEPMGSGRRPSSEFLMCGGQPQPIPGQTPMVSPRAETTPIPVPTQIRNYQRIKQNLSSSPTTTLCGSPRSGTVRRSNTSPIGFPKMGSGSPSSGDVPQTVGRRLSTGSSRPYSPSPLVGTIPEQLGHCCCHLQNQEPRSRSSSGGSPAPLSQLLGARLQSAPTLTEVYQTRQKLHKQLSDPLQPSSCCSHSPQFGRPANLGSSPTKLLGSSPRTSDWLQKSPLPTIIGSPTKTVSAPFKIPKTQASCNLMALADSPMPTKTLADARDICTHNCSSYLTGRAAVPEASRTFGRSVSTGRLSEQQTRITLGGQAYQGSTDSLNTERPMDTAPAGPSGQAHGGSASPRTVLFTVGSPPNSTTPPTCSHLGTRPRTTSVGSNSSTGSLCSTSGRVYVGSPPGMAMGSSPPGAFGFGQAVPGAEGAPSSLRYVPYGTSPPSLEGFITFEAPELPEETLMEPEHTDTLMHLRMMLSFTDCVLEMAAVRAGGTELGVSVASLYPPHDSVVVDQISQLSKDWGQVEQLVLYMKAAQLLASSLHLAKAQIKSAKLNPSTAVKQVVKNLNERYKSCISLCRRLTNKLNHFFADKQRFVDEINSVTAEKLIYNHAVEMVQSAALDEMFKQTEDIAYRYSKAAMLLDGLSKILQDPTDIENVIKYKASVDRRISALCYCTVTLYE, from the exons ATGGAGACGGTGGGGGACTTTGAGTACAACAGGAAAGACCTGGTTGGACATGGAGCGTTCGCCGTGGTCTTTAAAGGAAGACACAGGAAG AAGACCGACTGGGAGGTGGCTATCAAGAGCATCAATAAGAAGAACCTGTCCAAGTCCCAAATCCTGCTTGGCAAGGAAATCAAAATCCTGAAG gagctgcagcatgaAAACATTGTGGCTCTTTACGATGTCCAG GAAACTCCTAACTCTGTTTTCCTTGTCATGGAG TACTGTAATGGAGGTGATCTTGCTGACTATCTGCAAG CTAAGGGCACTCTGAGAGAAGAAACGCTCAGGGTTTTTCTCCAGCAGATTGCTGCTGCCATGCGTGTCCTCAACAGTAAAGGAATCATCCACCGTGACCTGAAACCCCAGAATATCCTGCTGTCATATGCGGGTCGCAAGAAGTCTAACATCAGTGGCATTCGTGTCAAAATAG CTGACTTTGGTTTTGCACGGTACCTCCAGAGCAATATGATGGCTGCCACACTGTGTGGCTCACCTATGTACatg GCCCCAGAGGTCATCATGTCCCAAAACTATGATGCTAAGGCTGACCTGTGGAGCATAGGGACGGTCATCTACCAGTGTCTGGTTGGCAAACCACCCTTCCAG GCCAATAGCCCCCAGGatctgaggatgttctatgaaaAGAACAAGAACCTACAGCCTAT TATCCCAAGGGAGACGTCTCCACAGCTTGGTGACCTGCTTATTGGGCTGCTTCAGAGAAACCAGAAAGACAGAATGGACTTTG ACACGTTTTTCAGCCATCCATTTCTGGAGCCATCAACTGCCTTTAAAAAAT CGTGTCCAGTGCCAGTTCCCAGCGCCTCCAACACTGTGACGGACAGTTCCTGTGGCAGCTCTCCATGCGTTCGCTACAACTCCCCTACA TCCCTCCCTGACATGCAGACTCTAACAGAAGATGGCCTGTCGTCCCCTCCACTCGGTCCACCCAACTTCCTGCAGCTGTCCAAAGAGTCTGCAGGAAGTACTAGCAGTAAGAACTCTTCCTGTGACACCGATGACTTTGTCCTGGTGCCTCACATCTCTACTGACAGTT atgAGCCCATGGGATCAGGTCGCCGGCCATCTAGCGAGTTCCTCATGTGTGGAGG GCAGCCACAGCCCATTCCAGGACAGACCCCCATGGTGTCCCCACGGGCTGAAACCACCCCCATACCGGTACCCACCCAGATCCGGAACTACCAGCGCATTAAGCAGAACCTCTCCAGCAGCCCGACCACTACTCTTTGTGGCTCTCCCAG GTCTGGCACAGTGAGACGCTCTAACACTAGCCCTATTGGGTTTCCTAAGATGGGCTCAGGGTCTCCCAGCTCTGGAGATGTTCCTCAAACAGTGGGCCGACGTCTCTCTACTGGCAGCTCCCGACCCTATTCCCCTTCACCTCTTG TGGGCACCATTCCTGAGCAACTGggccactgctgctgtcacctGCAGAACCAGGAGCCTCGCAGTCGGAGCTCCTCAGGAG GTTCCCCTGCCCCATTGTCTCAGCTCCTTGGGGCTCGGCTTCAGAGTGCCCCCACCTTGACTGAAGTGTACCAGACCAGACAGAAGCTCCACAAACAGCTGTCCGATCCCCTTCAGCCTTCTTCCTGCTGCAGTCACTCCCCTCAGTTTGGCCGACCAGCCAACCTGGGTTCCTCCCCTACCAAGCTGCTGGGCTCCTCTCCTCGCACATCTGACTGGCTGCAGAAGTCTCCACTACCCACCATTATTGGTTCTCCCACAAAG ACTGTGTCGGCACCATTTAAGATCCCCAAAACACAGGCATCCTGTAACCTAATGGCCCTGGCAGACAGCCCCATGCCCACCAAGACGTTGGCAGACGCCCGAGACATATGTACTCACAACTGTAGCTCGTACCTTACCGGACGGGCAGCTGTGCCTGAGGCTAGTCGGACATTTGGCAG GTCTGTTAGTACAGGTCGTTTGTCTGAGCAGCAAACTAGAATTACCCTGGGTGGACAAGCATATCAGGGTAGCACTGACAGTCTGAACACAGAGCGACCTATGGACACAG CCCCTGCAGGCCCCAGTGGCCAGGCTCATGGTGGGTCAGCAAGTCCACGTACTGTGCTTTTCACTGTGGGCTCCCCACCCAATAGCaccactcctcccacctgcagcCACTTGGGCACCCGGCCTCGCACCACCTCAG TGGGCTCCAACAGTTCCACTGGCTCCTTGTGTTCCACCAGTGGTCGGGTCTATGTTGGATCTCCTCCGGGCATGGCAAtgggctcctctcctccaggagcATTTGGATTTGGGCAAGCTGTCCCCGGAGCAGAGGGGGCACCTAGCAGTCTGCGCTATGTCCCCTATGGGACCTCCCCTCCTAGTCTAGAAGGATTCATAACCTTCGAAGCCCCAGAATTGCCTGAGGAGACACTCATGGAG CCTGAGCACACAGATACACTGATGCATCTTCGGATGATGCTTTCATTTACTGACTGCGTCCTGGAGATGGCAGCAGTTCGAGCTGGAGGGACGGAGCTTGGCGTGTCTGTCGCCTCCCTCTACCCTCCCCACGACAGTGTGGTTGTGGACCAGATCAGCCAGCTCAGCAAAGACTGGGG GCAGGTGGAGCAGTTGGTGCTCTATATGAAGGCTGCTCAACTCCTAGCATCCTCCCTCCACCTGGCAAAGGCTCAGATTAAATCTGCCAAACTCAACCCTTCCACTGCTGTTAAACAAG tGGTGAAGAATCTAAATGAGCGTTACAAAAGCTGCATCTCCCTCTGTCGGCGACTGACAAACAAACTCAACCACTTCTTTGCTGACAAACAGCGATTTGTAGATGAAATTAACAGCGTTACTGCAGAAAAGCTCATCTATAATCATGCTGTGGAGATG GTTCAGTCAGCTGCTCTGGATGAGATGTTCAAACAGACAGAGGATATTGCCTACCGCTACAGCAAGGCTGCCATGCTTCTGGATGGCTTGTCCAAGATTTTACAGGACCCCACTGACATTGAGAACGTGATCAAAT ACAAGGCCAGTGTGGACCGCAGAATCTCTGCCCTCTGCTACTGCACTGTCACGCTGTATGAGTAG
- the LOC114867671 gene encoding aldehyde dehydrogenase family 3 member A2-like isoform X1 produces MSREQLAVQQARKSFLTGRSRPLAFRVQQLKNLLRFISERRRDISDAVKRDVGKSEHATELFETLGLEGEIKLAIDRMAEWAAPRPVEKTLVTLSDEVYIQPEPLGVVLIIGAWNYPWAVTLQPLVGAIAAGNAAVIKPSEVSSHSSQVMENLLPQYLDKDLYPVVAGGVLETQELLKQRFDHIFYTGSSTVGKLVMEAAADHLTPVTLELGGKSPCYIDNNCDLTVACRRITWGKFVNCGQTCIAPDYILCEPSIQSRVVGEIKKSIKALSTRAIEAQIYHTRQDPRCRLCKEAPETVQHITEFYTDNPKTFADYGRIINQQHYKRIMTLMEGSTVAVGGDSDESQCYIAPTVLKDVKVESKVMKEEIFGPLLPIVTVSGVDEAIQFINGREKPLVVYVFSHNSKLIKRVIAETSSGAFLANDCLVHFTVSSLPFGGVGNSGMGCYHGQHGFDQLSHMRSCLIKRLNMEGVNSMRYPPHTAKKLSWARFLLLKQVNVSRLHRGATLAMLVALAVLVVKRFLRSG; encoded by the exons ATGTCCCGGGAACAACTTGCTGTACAACAGGCCAGGAAGTCTTTCTtgacaggaagaagcagacCTTTGGCCTTCAGGGTTCAGCAGCTGAAGAATCTGCTGCGCTTTATTtcggagagaagaagggacATTTCAGATGCTGTCAAAAGGGACGTTGGCAAG AGTGAACATGCTACTGAGCTCTTTGAGACACTTGGACTGGAGGGAGAGATCAAACTGGCCATAGACAGGATGGCAGAGTGGGCAGCCCCACGGCCGGTCGAGAAGACCCTCGTCACTCTATCAGATGAGGTTTACATCCAGCCAGAACCTCTGGGAGTGGTACTCATCATTGGGGCCTGGAACTACCCATGGGCCGTCACCCTTCAGCCACTAGTTGGTGCTATCGCTGCTG GTAATGCAGCAGTGATAAAGCCATCTGAGGTCAGCTCACATTCCTCACAGGTTATGGAGAACCTTCTCCCTCAGTATCTTGACAAA GATCTGTACCCAGTGGTCGCAGGTGGCGTTTTAGAGACTCAGGAGCTACTGAAGCAAAGGTTTGACCACATCTTCTACACAGGAAGCAGTACCGTGGGGAAACTGgtgatggaggctgcagctgatcacCTCACCCCGGTGACGCTGGAGCTGGGAGGGAAGAGTCCCTGCTACATTGACAACAACTGTGACCTCACTGTTGCATGTCG CCGGATCACATGGGGGAAGTTTGTTAACTGTGGTCAGACATGCATTGCTCCAGACTACATCCTGTGTGAACCTTCCATTCAGAGCAGAGTGGTGGGGGAGATTAAGAAGAGCATCAAG gccctgagcaccagagccatagaagcccagatctaccacaccagacaagacccaaggtgtagactgtgcaaagaggcccctgagacggtccaacacataact GAATTTTACACAGACAATCCAAAGACCTTTGCGGACTACGGACGCATCATCAACCAGCAACACTACAAGAGGATTATGACCCTGATGGAGGGGAGCACTGTTGCTGTTGGTGGAGACAGCGATGAATCTCAGTGCTATatag CACCGACCGTGTTGAAGGATGTTAAAGTGGAATCCAAAGTGATGAAAGAGGAGATCTTTGGGCCCCTGCTTCCTATCGTCACAGTGAGTGGCGTGGACGAGGCGATCCAGTTTATTAACGGGAGAGAGAAACCACTGGTTGTCTACGTTTTCTCGCACAACAGTAAG ctgattaaaaGGGTTATCGCTGAGACCTCCAGTGGTGCTTTCCTGGCTAATGACTGCCTGGTCCACTTTACTGTCAGCTCTCTGCCCTTTGGAGGAGTGG GTAACAGTGGCATGGGCTGCTACCATGGTCAGCACGGCTTTGATCAGCTCAGCCACATGCGCAGCTGTCTGATCAAGCGTCTGAACATGGAGGGAGTGAACAGCATGCGATACCCACCGCACACCGCCAAGAAACTGAGCTGGGCTCGATTCCTTTTGCTTAAGCAAGTGAATGTCTCCAGGCTCCACCGCGGGGCAACACTGGCCATGTTGGTTGCCTTGGCAGTGTTGGTGGTGAAG CGGTTCCTGCGATCAGGctaa
- the ulk2 gene encoding serine/threonine-protein kinase ULK2 isoform X2 encodes METVGDFEYNRKDLVGHGAFAVVFKGRHRKKTDWEVAIKSINKKNLSKSQILLGKEIKILKELQHENIVALYDVQETPNSVFLVMEYCNGGDLADYLQAKGTLREETLRVFLQQIAAAMRVLNSKGIIHRDLKPQNILLSYAGRKKSNISGIRVKIADFGFARYLQSNMMAATLCGSPMYMAPEVIMSQNYDAKADLWSIGTVIYQCLVGKPPFQANSPQDLRMFYEKNKNLQPIIPRETSPQLGDLLIGLLQRNQKDRMDFDTFFSHPFLEPSTAFKKSCPVPVPSASNTVTDSSCGSSPCVRYNSPTSLPDMQTLTEDGLSSPPLGPPNFLQLSKESAGSTSSKNSSCDTDDFVLVPHISTDSYEPMGSGRRPSSEFLMCGGQPQPIPGQTPMVSPRAETTPIPVPTQIRNYQRIKQNLSSSPTTTLCGSPRSGTVRRSNTSPIGFPKMGSGSPSSGDVPQTVGRRLSTGSSRPYSPSPLVGTIPEQLGHCCCHLQNQEPRSRSSSGGSPAPLSQLLGARLQSAPTLTEVYQTRQKLHKQLSDPLQPSSCCSHSPQFGRPANLGSSPTKLLGSSPRTSDWLQKSPLPTIIGSPTKIPKTQASCNLMALADSPMPTKTLADARDICTHNCSSYLTGRAAVPEASRTFGRSVSTGRLSEQQTRITLGGQAYQGSTDSLNTERPMDTAPAGPSGQAHGGSASPRTVLFTVGSPPNSTTPPTCSHLGTRPRTTSVGSNSSTGSLCSTSGRVYVGSPPGMAMGSSPPGAFGFGQAVPGAEGAPSSLRYVPYGTSPPSLEGFITFEAPELPEETLMEPEHTDTLMHLRMMLSFTDCVLEMAAVRAGGTELGVSVASLYPPHDSVVVDQISQLSKDWGQVEQLVLYMKAAQLLASSLHLAKAQIKSAKLNPSTAVKQVVKNLNERYKSCISLCRRLTNKLNHFFADKQRFVDEINSVTAEKLIYNHAVEMVQSAALDEMFKQTEDIAYRYSKAAMLLDGLSKILQDPTDIENVIKYKASVDRRISALCYCTVTLYE; translated from the exons ATGGAGACGGTGGGGGACTTTGAGTACAACAGGAAAGACCTGGTTGGACATGGAGCGTTCGCCGTGGTCTTTAAAGGAAGACACAGGAAG AAGACCGACTGGGAGGTGGCTATCAAGAGCATCAATAAGAAGAACCTGTCCAAGTCCCAAATCCTGCTTGGCAAGGAAATCAAAATCCTGAAG gagctgcagcatgaAAACATTGTGGCTCTTTACGATGTCCAG GAAACTCCTAACTCTGTTTTCCTTGTCATGGAG TACTGTAATGGAGGTGATCTTGCTGACTATCTGCAAG CTAAGGGCACTCTGAGAGAAGAAACGCTCAGGGTTTTTCTCCAGCAGATTGCTGCTGCCATGCGTGTCCTCAACAGTAAAGGAATCATCCACCGTGACCTGAAACCCCAGAATATCCTGCTGTCATATGCGGGTCGCAAGAAGTCTAACATCAGTGGCATTCGTGTCAAAATAG CTGACTTTGGTTTTGCACGGTACCTCCAGAGCAATATGATGGCTGCCACACTGTGTGGCTCACCTATGTACatg GCCCCAGAGGTCATCATGTCCCAAAACTATGATGCTAAGGCTGACCTGTGGAGCATAGGGACGGTCATCTACCAGTGTCTGGTTGGCAAACCACCCTTCCAG GCCAATAGCCCCCAGGatctgaggatgttctatgaaaAGAACAAGAACCTACAGCCTAT TATCCCAAGGGAGACGTCTCCACAGCTTGGTGACCTGCTTATTGGGCTGCTTCAGAGAAACCAGAAAGACAGAATGGACTTTG ACACGTTTTTCAGCCATCCATTTCTGGAGCCATCAACTGCCTTTAAAAAAT CGTGTCCAGTGCCAGTTCCCAGCGCCTCCAACACTGTGACGGACAGTTCCTGTGGCAGCTCTCCATGCGTTCGCTACAACTCCCCTACA TCCCTCCCTGACATGCAGACTCTAACAGAAGATGGCCTGTCGTCCCCTCCACTCGGTCCACCCAACTTCCTGCAGCTGTCCAAAGAGTCTGCAGGAAGTACTAGCAGTAAGAACTCTTCCTGTGACACCGATGACTTTGTCCTGGTGCCTCACATCTCTACTGACAGTT atgAGCCCATGGGATCAGGTCGCCGGCCATCTAGCGAGTTCCTCATGTGTGGAGG GCAGCCACAGCCCATTCCAGGACAGACCCCCATGGTGTCCCCACGGGCTGAAACCACCCCCATACCGGTACCCACCCAGATCCGGAACTACCAGCGCATTAAGCAGAACCTCTCCAGCAGCCCGACCACTACTCTTTGTGGCTCTCCCAG GTCTGGCACAGTGAGACGCTCTAACACTAGCCCTATTGGGTTTCCTAAGATGGGCTCAGGGTCTCCCAGCTCTGGAGATGTTCCTCAAACAGTGGGCCGACGTCTCTCTACTGGCAGCTCCCGACCCTATTCCCCTTCACCTCTTG TGGGCACCATTCCTGAGCAACTGggccactgctgctgtcacctGCAGAACCAGGAGCCTCGCAGTCGGAGCTCCTCAGGAG GTTCCCCTGCCCCATTGTCTCAGCTCCTTGGGGCTCGGCTTCAGAGTGCCCCCACCTTGACTGAAGTGTACCAGACCAGACAGAAGCTCCACAAACAGCTGTCCGATCCCCTTCAGCCTTCTTCCTGCTGCAGTCACTCCCCTCAGTTTGGCCGACCAGCCAACCTGGGTTCCTCCCCTACCAAGCTGCTGGGCTCCTCTCCTCGCACATCTGACTGGCTGCAGAAGTCTCCACTACCCACCATTATTGGTTCTCCCACAAAG ATCCCCAAAACACAGGCATCCTGTAACCTAATGGCCCTGGCAGACAGCCCCATGCCCACCAAGACGTTGGCAGACGCCCGAGACATATGTACTCACAACTGTAGCTCGTACCTTACCGGACGGGCAGCTGTGCCTGAGGCTAGTCGGACATTTGGCAG GTCTGTTAGTACAGGTCGTTTGTCTGAGCAGCAAACTAGAATTACCCTGGGTGGACAAGCATATCAGGGTAGCACTGACAGTCTGAACACAGAGCGACCTATGGACACAG CCCCTGCAGGCCCCAGTGGCCAGGCTCATGGTGGGTCAGCAAGTCCACGTACTGTGCTTTTCACTGTGGGCTCCCCACCCAATAGCaccactcctcccacctgcagcCACTTGGGCACCCGGCCTCGCACCACCTCAG TGGGCTCCAACAGTTCCACTGGCTCCTTGTGTTCCACCAGTGGTCGGGTCTATGTTGGATCTCCTCCGGGCATGGCAAtgggctcctctcctccaggagcATTTGGATTTGGGCAAGCTGTCCCCGGAGCAGAGGGGGCACCTAGCAGTCTGCGCTATGTCCCCTATGGGACCTCCCCTCCTAGTCTAGAAGGATTCATAACCTTCGAAGCCCCAGAATTGCCTGAGGAGACACTCATGGAG CCTGAGCACACAGATACACTGATGCATCTTCGGATGATGCTTTCATTTACTGACTGCGTCCTGGAGATGGCAGCAGTTCGAGCTGGAGGGACGGAGCTTGGCGTGTCTGTCGCCTCCCTCTACCCTCCCCACGACAGTGTGGTTGTGGACCAGATCAGCCAGCTCAGCAAAGACTGGGG GCAGGTGGAGCAGTTGGTGCTCTATATGAAGGCTGCTCAACTCCTAGCATCCTCCCTCCACCTGGCAAAGGCTCAGATTAAATCTGCCAAACTCAACCCTTCCACTGCTGTTAAACAAG tGGTGAAGAATCTAAATGAGCGTTACAAAAGCTGCATCTCCCTCTGTCGGCGACTGACAAACAAACTCAACCACTTCTTTGCTGACAAACAGCGATTTGTAGATGAAATTAACAGCGTTACTGCAGAAAAGCTCATCTATAATCATGCTGTGGAGATG GTTCAGTCAGCTGCTCTGGATGAGATGTTCAAACAGACAGAGGATATTGCCTACCGCTACAGCAAGGCTGCCATGCTTCTGGATGGCTTGTCCAAGATTTTACAGGACCCCACTGACATTGAGAACGTGATCAAAT ACAAGGCCAGTGTGGACCGCAGAATCTCTGCCCTCTGCTACTGCACTGTCACGCTGTATGAGTAG